CTTCACCATCTCAGAGAACTTGCTACCCACAGGTTCGCTCCGTTTCCAACTGGCTCTATTAGActgagagagaaaaaaaaacctctTCTTGTACTCCATTATATCCAACCCAAATTACTCGGCATGGCATTGAAAACGAACCAacttctcttcctcgcctcgGTGCTGGCATCGACAACCCTCGGAcacgtcgtcctcgagaaCCCAAAACCGTTCAAGTTCGTCGCAGACGGCCCGACAAACCCGATCTCTACATCAGGAAGCGACTTCCCTTGCAAAATACCTCCCGGGGCCAGCTACGAAATTGACGGATCGTCGACAGTCATCGCCGTTGGCGAGACATTCGAAGCCACCTTTAAAGGTCAAGCCGTACACGGGGGCGGCAACTGCCAGTTCGCACTCAGCGCCGACACGAGCCCGACGAAAGACTCAAAATGGATGGTCATTCACTCCATCGAGGGCGGTTGTCCGGCCCGCAACCAGAAAGGCAACCTCGAGGGCCCCAACGCGGACAAGTACCCTTTCAAGATCCCCGCCGGCATCGCGCCCGGCGACTACGTCTTCGCCtggatctggctggccagggTCGGGGGACAGCCGGAGTACTACATGAACTGCGCCCCGATCACTGTCACGGGcgccaagaagaggaaaatGAAGAAGATCCTAAGGCAGTTTGCCGACCGCCGCGCGTTGCTGGCCAGGCGTGAGCAGTTCCCCGAGCTCTTCATGGCAAATATCGGGgaggtcgccggcggctgcaCGACCGGGGAGGCCCTGAACGCGCAGATTCCCATCGCGTTCCCCAATCCCGGCATCTATGTCGATCATCCCGAGGGCGCGGAGAACCTTTACAAGCAGCCCTGTGATGGGAACCCGCGCGCGGGGTCGCCGGCCGAGCCGGGTCCTGGTGTTGGTTCTCCTTCGAGCCAGGCTGGAACTGCTGCGCCGACTTCGACAGTGGTGGACGGCACTGTCGTTCCAACCGCCTCATCTGCTGTAGTGTCGTCTatctcttcttcaagcagtATGAGTGGGGCGAAGCCTGTTGCTTCAAATTCCCCCACCACGATGTCCGCCGAGCCTTCGGTCCCGACAGGTTCATGCCCTGCACCAATCATCAGCACTGTGACGAACGAGATAACAGTCACCGTCACCGCTACCGTTATGGCTACTTCGGTAACCGGAAGTCAGTCTATTGGCGGACCAACAACTGCCCCGACAGCTTCGCCTGGTGCACCTCAGCCGGCTCCTGTGAATTGCAGCGAGGGCCATCTCACCTGCTTACCAGATGAGACTCATTTCGCAACCTGCACCGGCGGCAAGTTGACTGCGCCGCAACCTATCGCCCCTGGATTCAAGTGCGCTGCCGGAGAGGGTGAGGGTCTGGACATCTCGCCCATCGTTCCATATGTTTAGAAAAGTGCATTGGCAGTATCAAGGGAGAGAGCATCTTTATGTACTTGAGCCAGAAGCGGGTCTGTGTCTCTGAATATGTCCAGTGTGCTTTGGACTGTCagcctttttcttttctccgCTGTTCTTTTCTTTCAGAGCAACTTCGTCTTCACAAGTCGTTCCGGTTGAACCTGAAAGCTCCCTGACCGAATGACCACTCTTGCGTGTGGACTTGATCAAAGACGGCAAAAGGCTCCGTTGCGATCCAACAATCCTTCGTCCAAGTAGATGAAGGCTATTCGCATTGCCCGCTCGTGGCAGTTGGCTAGCTAGTTGGGAATATGTGACCTTGTCAGGGTCGCTTACTAAGGCTTGTCGAGTGGCTAATACCGCATCAGCCACAGCCACATGAGACTTGCACCGCCTTTTCTTACGATGTATGGACCCAAGGAAACAGGTAACCAACCTGAAGGCGGCCAGGTAGGACCAGTGTCTACAAGCTCCGCTTCCGATGAGATGAAATGCCACTATCCAGAAGAGCCGCACGGAAAATTTCCGACTCACTGACGACAAGCTGCGTAAAGGGCTAGATCGTTCCGCTAAGTCGTGGTTGGGCCACCCAAAAGGGGCAAGTTTCCTGTTACACCCATACTCTAAGTGGTttactttctctctcatctTTGAGAGAGTCAATTTATCGGAATAGTTCCCTGTCTGGCAACCATAAGAGTTCCTGTTTTCTTAAGTTTCCTCTGTCTCAGAGGTCGCGCCTGATGTCGGATGACGAGGAGTGGAGTAGACTTGAGCAACATGACCCCTCATACCACCTCAACATGCCTGCTATTTTCATCGAGCTGGAAAGACGCCCAGGTTCATCCGCCGGTTCTCCCTCTCTTTATTCCATTCCGCAATGTGACGTCGCACCGCAGCCTTCCCTATATAGAGTTTGAAGTCTGAGGTCCATCAATGGATCGACAGTATCTCCACTGCTCCATCAACTCGATTACTTGCACAGCAGCCGCCGGGTTTCAAGTTGACAGGCTCAGAGTGGCTCGCAAAGACCAGTCTTGGACATGGCAACTCtattccctccccctcctttctcAAGCTTACACTACTGTCAATGACGACGATCTCCCCCAAAGGTAGTTGCTGTGTCAGACGAAAGTATAACGAAGCACGCCCGGACCTGACATCTTCTCCGCACGCCGGCCTGCACTGCTTTACATACGCGGTGAGGCTTTGGCCCCTGGTCAGAACACCGCCAAGCCGTACGGACCATCCCGCCTGACCTCCCGGGCCCGGGTTCTTCCCCGCGAAACAGTTACAGTCTCCCCAGGAAAACCGTGTCCGTCTTGCCAACCTTGCTTCCTGCGTTCGCTTCTGTATCTTGTACGAGATGCCAAGCACCGTGGCAAACCTATCATGACATGATTGTCAAGTCTACCCCGGGTTGGAGCGCGTATCGTTACGTAAAAGCCCGACCTTCCGTGCGTCTTGCTGTGTGCACCAGCATTTGCGCGACAACAGGGTTTGTGACGCGGGAAACTCTGCCATGGAACGCGGCATGACATCCCAAGACGCCCCGTGACCCTCCGTGCTCGGGCTGCTGGGCGGGCGGTGCGGGTGCTGGCCTTGAACGACATGACTTGAGAAAGTCCGCCTGTCCGTAACTCATTGCAATCCGAAGAAAATCACTTTTTGCCCTTTTTTCGCCGGCTACGTTATTTTCAGAAATTGAAAGGTTTGGACATGATGGAGTTTGACACCCTGGTGCTCCGTCCGGCTGCGGGcgtggccggcgacgatgaatACGACAGCGACATGGAGACGGAATGGATCCGGACGCCGTCCGTGGACAGCCTagcggacgaggacgagatccAGGTAGACCCGAACGGggacctgctgctgcacgtCGGGATCGACCCCTCGTCCGGCGACACGAAGTCGTTCCGCGTATGTTCCAGCACGCTACGGCGGGCGTCACCCTTCTGGAAAAGAACGCTTCATGAGACGTCGCCCGAGACGGATAGGTTTCGAGACGACGGGGAATGGTGGGCTTGCACCCCGTCGCTCTACGCGTGCCAGTACGACAAGTCGGCGGGGCTCGCCATGCTCCTCGACATCATTCACTCCAGGTTCCACCAGGTCCCGGAAGATCCCACGCTCGCCGAGGTCTACGGCACGCTGTGCCTGGCGAGCATGTACGAGATGGAGCGAGTCCTGCAGCCGTGGCTGGCGCAGTGGTACGGGGCGCTGAAGAAGGCGGAAACCAGCCGGGACGGGCGCGACCTGGGGATGCTTGCGTGCCTGGCCTGGACGTTGGGCGACGAGAGGCTCTTTGCGAGGACGATGGTCAAGATCGCGCTCACctgcgtcgtcgacgacgaagggCGCACGAGGACGGCCGACGGGGTTCGTTTGGACGACTATATCCACGACTCTCTTGGCTCGCCTGTGATCTCTGGTAAGCTggagcgcgcgcgcgcggcaCTTACCCTCGTATCACACACAACGAGGAGGCTAACAAGATCCCAGAAAGCATCCGCACGCTGCGGAACCAACTGGCTCTGGACCTGCCATCACACCTCAACAGCCTCGTCAGCAGGTTGATAGACGGCAAGTGGCTGTGTGTCGGCATCTCCGACATCCCCATCACGCGGGACAAGAAGTGCGACTACGTCGTTCTGGGCAGCGTGTTCGCGGGGCTGGTGTATGTCCGGGGCGCCAGGACGACGGAGGTGGCGATCGGGCCGGGCGAGAGCGTCATGGACCTGCTCAAGTCGCTGAAGCGGGTGCTGTCGTACGTGATGTGCTACGAGAAGCACCCGGAGTGCAACCCCGCGGAGAGGATCGCGGACGCCATGAGAAAGACAGTCGACGAGATGGATTTGCCGTTGAGCACGGAGTGCATCCAGAGGATGAGGGAACAGCGCCAAAGGTTCGGCCTGGAGCAGAAAGACGAGGGATTGCCAATTGTCGAGCGAGGCAGCGAGTACTGGAGTTGCTCTTCAGCCTGCATGGAGATTGGGTCAGCATCGCCATAGACCTTTATCAAGAGAGAATGTCGACAGCAGCACATGACGCTGTTGTGCGCAGGGTCTGCTacgaagagaaagagatggCAGCATGACGGAAAGGTATGGCCCAGCATTTCAATGCATGAGAAAATTGGGGAGAATGACAAAAAGAATTGCTATGACCGTGGCAGGGCTCGAACCTGCGACCTTCTCGGGATCAAGTGCACATACTTGTGAACGAGAAATCATAATCCACTAGAACACACAGCCGGTGTTGTTGAATATTTCGCCAGGGGAATGGGCTCAAGTGGACTTCGCTCCGGGGTCGCACTGCAGGTCTTAGCGAGGAGGAAGTGTGCATGCAACCGACACCTGTTTTACGTTCTCATCGTTCCTCAGCGACATCGTCGGTCGTTCTGTCATGGCGTCGCGAGTCTACACAGCCTACTTATACACGGACTTGAGTCGAAAGACACGGGTCGGTGCTCCACAGTTCGGGAGAAGTCGAGACAAAGTTGGCACCATTATCGGCCGCCAGTCCACGGCGGTGATCCCGGCTTGGCGGCCCAGACGGCGCTTTAGCGCTATCCAGCTAAGTCGTGCAAATGGGAAAAGGGGCATGTGATCCGACTTTCAAGTTACTATTGGCAACTAGGAATTCGTATCCCACGAACCCAAATCACTGCTTGGGGTATAATGGATTTTACTGGCCTCAGCGGGCGACAACCCATCTGGCTGGTCTACGAAAGTTCCTTTACCAGACACCCGGGGCCTGCTTCTTCAACTTTGATCGCCGGATTCCGGAACCCCGGGATCGGAACCAGAAGCACGGATGGACGCACTATATGACTATCTCTGATGGGAAACAAGGGGTTAAGGGCTTCTATTTGCCTAGGGCAGCTCTACTCGGATTCAGCAATAAGGGATATGCCCCGGGTCGTGGGATACGTATTCGACATGGGTGGTGGTATCATGCCTAATGCAAGGGCTGGTTTCTCGCAAGGTCCCACAAGGCACAGCTTGTGGCGGTAGAACAGCAATTCACAAAGGAAAGACAGGGTACAACCAGGTAGCTCATGGCACATCCAAAGACTGGAATCCAGGCGAAATGCAGTGATGCAGCGTTGAGAAAAATGGTTTCCACTCCTGGGTTAGCTAGCATCCCGAGCAGTGTTTCTCACGGGCGAGGTGCTTCGGTCAGTGACGCAGACTGCACTACTGTGCAGCTTGGCGACAACAATAGACATTCATCATCAGGATACCATCAACTAAAGGTAGTTAGAAATACGGACACAATGGCCAGAGCAGTAAAGAACAAGAGCAACGAGAACTGTATGTTGACTTGGAAGCTGAGGAATGACGTAAAGAATATAGAAAAGGTGGGCAAGGTTAATCGAGTTGATTTTTCTTTTGAAGTGGTCTGAAGTGACACTTGAGTATGCCGGGCTGCAAAACAAAACGGAGACGTAATTACTTGAAGCTCGTTTGCCCTCTTCTCTTTGATCTGGCCTTGCAATTCAATGTTAGGGCCCACAATCCGTTTGATTCTCTTATCAATTGTATCTGACACGATCCGTGGCTCTTCTAGTGATTTGCTCCGTCAGAGCTACCTAATTAGATTGGCCAGTCAGTGTGACTTATTGGGACTGACGGATAACGACATTGTCCCTGATATGTCTGCCGACTCGTGTAATACGAGACGGGTACACTCCTATGGTTGAGCCGCGTTTTAAATGGAGTTGAATGTCTTGTCAGGATATTTCGCCTGGTGCTACGTACACTTATCCTGCCGTCGCCGGTCTTAACCCTTCACCATCTTGATAGTTCTTGTCTTCTGCTCCCGAGTCACTCATCGCACTTCAAATAACCGGTGCCCTTCATGTTGGAACTTGTAAAATACAGCATCCTGAATCATCGTTAGAACGACACGCATCCCACCGAATTTAGTGCAACTGCTACACTCACCTCAGCTAGGCTTAACGCTTCTTGGTTTATCTTGaatcgtcttcttcatctcaAGATCCTCACTGCTGATATCAAAGCCGATTCATCAGTTTTGTCTCTGAATCATTAAAAAGAGACCCAATTAAGCGCACGATCCCCTGCGGAGACCATCTAGCCGTTCACAGCGTTCTAAGCTCGAAAAAACATCAAGCTGATTTATCTCGAGATTGGAGTTGGGTCCATATAGCAGTAAAGCTCACGTCCACGCAGGAAGACAGCAGTATCCTATTGGTAAGAGGAGACCGTTTTCAATGACAGCTGTAGAGTCTGTACACAAATGATGGGGCTTGCTTCGGAAGGTAGCCCACTGCTCTTGGCCGGACATGCGACCAAAGTAGTATGTCTCCCGTAGCCTTATTTATAAGATTGATCCACGGCACAGTCAACTTCGGTAGGCAGATACGTCATGTTCCTCAAGAGACAAATTCCTATAACCGTAATTCTGCAGGCAGCAAGATAGAATCCGCCAATGCATGCTGCTGTGCAGGCTTCAGTTGCATTGTAAAACATGCTGGCGGTGGCTAACGCCAGCTGATAATGCATTACTAGCCAGTTGCACAAACGCGGACGGGAATTCGCAGGGATTCAATGGCGCAGCGGAAGGTTTTATACTGTAGGTAAGGCCACAACTACAGAAACACTGCTTCTCTTCCATGGTTCGCTCACCGTCTACGCAGCAACCTCTGCCTTTAAATAGATGGGAGTGTAATTATTCCACCCATCATGTAGCCGAAGTTGACTTCCTCATCGGCCATGTGTCCAGCAGTCCACCTCGGCAAACCCGGCACTTTAGCGCTGCCCACTGCTTGCCCCTGCGCTAAAAACCCGTTTCATTGACCCTGTTCCAACCCACTGAACATGGAGCACCGAGGCGGCTGGTGTTCCTCCAGCGAGTGATGATGGCCTCGTACTGACTTTAACGAAAACGAGACAGCAGCGGACTCTGAACCGAAGCGAGCGGCAATTTCGGAAGACAACGTGGGATGGCGTAAGAAAGACCAGATAcagagaggagaagggccCAGAGCTCGGTTTCGCCCGATTTGGCTGCGGACCctgtggatggatgggctCATGTCGGCAGCTGGGCACCATTGCCGTTTGTGGACGCGCTCTCGTCCAGAATTACTGCAACCCTTGGCGGGTGATCCAGAGCCCGGGGATctggggggggagaggaacCGGCTCAACGGTTCAGTCTCTGCTGGGCCGGGCCAGATTCTTGGCGTCGGTCAATAAATCAATGAAACGAGACGCCATTTGGTCCTCTTTTTGGACGGATAACGCGGGTGGGACTTTGAAGCATCGCCGGTTACCACTTCCGATTCTCGTTTTAGTGAATGTTGGGTGGACATGACCGACCGGCAGGGATGGGACCTAGATCTCCTCGTAAAGCGGAGTTGTGGCAGTTGTGCACTCGAGCGGGCGACGCTCATGAATCACCTCACTGTGCCCGCCCAGAAGAGGGAGAACACTAGAAACATTGACTCAAACGGAAtagctgctgctgctgctgctgccgccaaATCCGACTCGAAGTGACACCGCAGGCGTTCATCCCTATCTTGCACGCGGGGGAGCAGCTTTACATATTACTGCGGTGGGGTTTCATGCTCATGCGGGCAAGGAGACCGGCCATCCCAGCCGATCCTGTGCCAGTTGAAGAGCGTATGTATTCCTTGCTCGGCCTCGGACGCGACTGCGAACAAGCCCGGATGCCGGATACAACCGTCAATGGCCGGCGTCAGTTCAAAGCTCGCGAGGTCGGGAGCCGCGGGATGGCCCGAGACCGATCAGACTATTCGTTAATGACGGCCGAACAGACTTCTTAGGAATACTGACTTTCTCCTAATGATAATAATTGGGAGAGGCTATTTGTCGGTGGCATCTAAAACCGGCTGGACACGAGTCAAAGCTCATTTCCAATCTTcgccggccttctccttTGGGGGATATTGCACCAGGGataaaggggggggaggtggtTCTCAACCTCCTCATCCAGCCGTTCTCGATCGGTGCTCCTTGCCACACAATCTATTTTGCTCTGGACAACGACGCAATGGGCAGATTAAATCTGCTCACTTCATGGTCCAGCCCCATCTGGTTGGTGGAGTTATGTCGACAACCGCGTGGCGGCATTCCCTTCTAGAGAGCCGAGAAGCTTGTCAAGTTGAAACGAGCCCCAGATTCCCACCGCAGACGAAGCCCCTGGTGGACTCCCGCTAAGCCCGCAACAAGCTTTGAGTCCGAAGCTTAGCTCCGGCATCCCGGTCGGCGATGCGACGATGCCACGGCACCGGGGGATCCAGCCCTACTAATGTTCCATTGGGCACTCTACGCCGTAATTGGAGGAGTCCCGTGGTTCGTCCTTCTAGAAGAGAGaaatctctctctctccatcgtTGACGTAGAATCATGTAATGGAATCCGTAAGGTATATCAACCGCCGCCCACCCGCCTCGGGAACGTCCGCTtggcatcctcctcccttccTGTTCGTTCCAATACCACGTTCTCTTTTTCTCACTCTCTCATTCTTCCCTTGACCGCATCCGGTCATTCTAGTCACTCTTTAACCCAGTCAAAACCTCATTTCACCATGCAGTTCTCCTCCTACCTCGTCTCGGCCATCCTGGCCGTCACGGCCGTGgccacgccgacgcccgtcgtcgtcgacaagcgCGCCACCAAGATGTGCGACAACTGGGGCTCCCTCACCACCGGCGGCCTCACCGTCTACCACAACAACTGGGGCGCCGCCCAGGCCTCCTCCGGCAGCCAGTGCACCACCTTCGAGTCCCTCAAGTCCGGCTCCGTCGCCTGGTCGACCTCGTGGACCTGGACcggcggccagggccagGTCAAGTCCTACTCCAACGTAGCCCTCGAGAAGATCAACAAGAAGCTCTCCGCTATCAAGTCCATCCCCTCCAAGTGGACCTGGAGGTAAGCTTTTACCGccccctcctcggccacaCATGTGAAGCCGTTGAACCTTGCCCTTTTGACACCCTTTTGCTTAGCTACTCCGGCTCCAACATCGTTGCTGATGTCGCCTACGACCTCTGGCTCGCCCCCTCCGTTGGTGCCAACAACAAGTACGAGATCATGATCTGGCTcagcgccctcggcggcgccggccccaTCTCCAGCACCGGCAAGACCATCGACACCCCGaccatcgccggcaccaAGTGGTCCCTCTACAGCGGTAAGTCACTTTCATCACTTCCCAGTTTCTGTCCAAGTCGTAAGAGAGAACACGCTTGTCTGACGTTCCATCTTCGCTAGGCCCCAACGGAGACACCACCGTCTACTCCTTCGTCGCCCCCAAGGACATCAAGAGCTTCAACGGCGACCTGATGGGCTTCTTCAACTACCTCACCTCCAAGCAGGGCGTCGCCAAGACCAACGTTGTCACCAGCCTCCAAGCCGGCACCGAGCCCTTCTCCGGCAACAACGCCGTCTTCAAGACCTCCGCCTACACCATCTCCGTCGCCTAAAAAGCTGCAGTGCTGGGTTTATGTTAGCGGCTACTCGGCTGCTAGCTTGACCAATATGAGGACGGGTTTCCTCTTGAATATGTAAATATTTTAGTCAGACGTGTGTACATACAAACGCTTCACCGAGGTGAATCCATTATCTGCCATCCAAAAACCGCTACAGCCATGAGAGAGCAACTGCAGTCCTCGGGGTTATAACTGAACATATCTTGCTCTCGATATCCCAAAAGCCACTGTGGTCCCACTATGTGAGAAAAGCCTACCTTTCGACTTGCAATCTCATACCCGATGTTTTGTTGCTTCACGTTGAGGTTTGCATAGATCAATAGAGAGACTCGAATCGAAGACATGCACTCGGCGATGAGACCATTAGACTGATTCAAATATACCATGTTTTTGTACCTCAATGTCTGACCTAcgccccttcttcccctttgGCGTCCTCCTTGTAGACATCATACTTGTATGTAGAGCCTGGGTGATCGGCCCTCAACCCCCTCTGACCTTCGCCATAGACCTTTTCTCTCGCCGTCAACTGCACATCCTCCGCGGGGGCCTCTGGGTAGATGCCGCGACGTCGAAGCTCGGGGATGAGGAGCTCTACGACGTCCTCAAAGGTGCCGGGAGTGGTCACGTAGCCCAGGTTGAAACCGTCCAGGTCGCCCTCCCGGATCCAGTACTCCAGATCGTCGGCCACCGTCTCGGGGCTCCCGACAGATACGGGCCCGAGGCCCCCGATGGCGGCTCGCTCGGCGATGACGCGGGGCGTCCACTTGGGCACGTGCTCGCTCGTCGTGGTGAAGGAGTCGAGGATGCTGCGCACCTTGTGCGCCTCGAgcgagtcggcggcggtgacctCCTGGTCGACGGGGATCTTGGACAGGTCGATGCCCGTCCAGCCgctgacgaggacgagcccgccgatgacggaggcgtacttcttcagctcctcgTGCTTGGCccgggcctcctcgtcggtgcGGCCGACGATCGGGGTGAACGTGGCGAAGAACTTGAGAGACTGCGGGTCACGGCCGAGGGCCGCCGCCTTGTCCCGGATCTGTCGGATCTTGGGCCGCAGGAGCTGCGGCGAGTGGGACGAGACGAAGATGCCCTCGGCGTGCGTCGCGGCGAACTCggacccggcggccgacgtGCCGGCTTGGAAGAGGAAGGGCGTCCTCTGGGGTGAGGGGTCGACGATGTGGCGGGTGTCGAGATCGAAGAACTTCCCGTGGTGGTGGATCGTCCGGATCTTGTCCGGGTCCGCGTAGCTGTCGTTCTCGGGGTCGGGGGtgatggcgtcgtcggcccATGAGCCCTCCCAAAGCCTGGTGGGATCGATCAGGATTCGGTCAAAGAATTGGGGCTTACACACACGAGAATCCCGCGGTCAGACTCACTTGTAGAGCACTCTCAGATACTCGTCCGCCTGTGCATATCGCTCGTCGTGGGGGATCGGACTATCCAACCCAATGGCCTTGAaggccgccttcttccaaGACGTTACGATGTTCCAGCCAATGCGGCCTCTGGTGAAGTGATCTAGCGTCGAGAAGCGCTTTGCGAGCAAAAACGGCGGCTCGAAGGAGGTGGATGCCGTGATGGCAAACGAGAGGTTCTTTGTGACCGCGGCCATGGCGCTGATGGGCTGGATGCTGGTCAGCTGTGCTTCCGCCCCATGGAATGCGAAGAAAGGAAAGCAGCTTGACATACGATTGTGGGATCCGTCATCGGCCATTGCGCAGCTCGACGAATGCAGTTGTCGAGACTGCCCTCGTATGTGTCGTAACCACCGTATGTATCGGCCAGGAACAGGGCGTTGATGCCGCCCCTCTCCAACAACTTCGCCAGGTCGATCCAGTAGTTGAGGTCGCGCTTAGTCGCCGACTTATCGGCCGGGTTCTATCGGACATGAATCTAGTTAGCAAGCCGTTGTCTTCAACTCATCTTCTCAGTGAGGTCACCAACCTTCCATTGTCCGGGAGACAAGTGTCCGACGGTGGACATGTCAAAGGCGTTCAGCAGGATCTGCTTCTTCCCCTCCGGCTTGACGCCATTCTCGCCATTTGGAGAGTTGCGAATCGGTACTGAAGTCATCTTTCAACGTTCTTTTTTGGAGTCGTTCCTCGAGCTTCTACCAAAAGCCTGATCCCAACCACGCGGGTCCTCCGCCATTATAACGGCCcacgacacacacacacacacacactctctctctctgaagGCGTTCAGCTTGGCGCAAAGACGCGACGCAGGAAGCTGGGCCGGTCTCCatgtcgtcatcgccgttgTCGCCCGCCGCGTGGGACTGGCGCGGGATGGCATCTGCACGTCGACCCCAATCCAACGTCTCGGATGCAGGGCGGAACCGCTGGCGTGATCGCGGGTGTCGATGGTGCCATGCCCTGCCCACTCCCCCCGACTGTGAAGACAAAAACTAAAAGAGAGAATTACGTTTCGGATACCGATAAACCGTCGGCTATTCTCGACCTTCAGAAGCGACCGTTGGACTTGTCTTGGGCATGACGACGTCTGGCCATTGGTTGTCGACCCGACGCTTGTCTCAATGAACCCATACATGGTGGTCCAGTGGGCCAGGATGAGGCGCATTTCCGTAGCGGGTCGTAGGTTTGCTTACAGATATTCGGACATGTCGCGACCACTTCAGATACTACGACGCCATTGTTATCCATTTTTGTATCAAGATGGCCCGGACATTTTCCTGTGTCCCCGTCGATGGTGGAGTGGTTGAACTCACACGGTGTCCTTTGCTGTGCTGTTGACTGATCCCAAGTCGAGACCAGTTGACTACTACCGATGAATGTAGTCTACCCGGCGGAACCCGAAGATACTGTAAACGAGCATGGGAAGCCAAGTTCAAGGGCATTAGTTTGAGTCCGGTGTACCTTTTATTACATGTCAAAGGAGTTGATCTGATGAAGTTGATTCAT
This sequence is a window from Colletotrichum higginsianum IMI 349063 chromosome 8, whole genome shotgun sequence. Protein-coding genes within it:
- a CDS encoding Endoglucanase; protein product: MALKTNQLLFLASVLASTTLGHVVLENPKPFKFVADGPTNPISTSGSDFPCKIPPGASYEIDGSSTVIAVGETFEATFKGQAVHGGGNCQFALSADTSPTKDSKWMVIHSIEGGCPARNQKGNLEGPNADKYPFKIPAGIAPGDYVFAWIWLARVGGQPEYYMNCAPITVTGAKKRKMKKILRQFADRRALLARREQFPELFMANIGEVAGGCTTGEALNAQIPIAFPNPGIYVDHPEGAENLYKQPCDGNPRAGSPAEPGPGVGSPSSQAGTAAPTSTVVDGTVVPTASSAVVSSISSSSSMSGAKPVASNSPTTMSAEPSVPTGSCPAPIISTVTNEITVTVTATVMATSVTGSQSIGGPTTAPTASPGAPQPAPVNCSEGHLTCLPDETHFATCTGGKLTAPQPIAPGFKCAAGEGEGLDISPIVPYV
- a CDS encoding Nuclear pore protein-like protein; its protein translation is MMEFDTLVLRPAAGVAGDDEYDSDMETEWIRTPSVDSLADEDEIQVDPNGDLLLHVGIDPSSGDTKSFRVCSSTLRRASPFWKRTLHETSPETDRFRDDGEWWACTPSLYACQYDKSAGLAMLLDIIHSRFHQVPEDPTLAEVYGTLCLASMYEMERVLQPWLAQWYGALKKAETSRDGRDLGMLACLAWTLGDERLFARTMVKIALTCVVDDEGRTRTADGVRLDDYIHDSLGSPVISESIRTLRNQLALDLPSHLNSLVSRLIDGKWLCVGISDIPITRDKKCDYVVLGSVFAGLVYVRGARTTEVAIGPGESVMDLLKSLKRVLSYVMCYEKHPECNPAERIADAMRKTVDEMDLPLSTECIQRMREQRQRFGLEQKDEGLPIVERGSEYWSCSSACMEIGSASP
- a CDS encoding Xyloglucan-specific endo-beta-1,4-glucanase A; translated protein: MFHWALYAVIGGVPWFVLLEERNLSLSIVDVESCNGIRKVYQPPPTRLGNVRLASSSLPVRSNTTFSFSHSLILPLTASGHSSHSLTQSKPHFTMQFSSYLVSAILAVTAVATPTPVVVDKRATKMCDNWGSLTTGGLTVYHNNWGAAQASSGSQCTTFESLKSGSVAWSTSWTWTGGQGQVKSYSNVALEKINKKLSAIKSIPSKWTWSYSGSNIVADVAYDLWLAPSVGANNKYEIMIWLSALGGAGPISSTGKTIDTPTIAGTKWSLYSGPNGDTTVYSFVAPKDIKSFNGDLMGFFNYLTSKQGVAKTNVVTSLQAGTEPFSGNNAVFKTSAYTISVA
- a CDS encoding HK97 family phage prohead protease; translation: MTSVPIRNSPNGENGVKPEGKKQILLNAFDMSTVGHLSPGQWKNPADKSATKRDLNYWIDLAKLLERGGINALFLADTYGGYDTYEGSLDNCIRRAAQWPMTDPTIPISAMAAVTKNLSFAITASTSFEPPFLLAKRFSTLDHFTRGRIGWNIVTSWKKAAFKAIGLDSPIPHDERYAQADEYLRVLYKLWEGSWADDAITPDPENDSYADPDKIRTIHHHGKFFDLDTRHIVDPSPQRTPFLFQAGTSAAGSEFAATHAEGIFVSSHSPQLLRPKIRQIRDKAAALGRDPQSLKFFATFTPIVGRTDEEARAKHEELKKYASVIGGLVLVSGWTGIDLSKIPVDQEVTAADSLEAHKVRSILDSFTTTSEHVPKWTPRVIAERAAIGGLGPVSVGSPETVADDLEYWIREGDLDGFNLGYVTTPGTFEDVVELLIPELRRRGIYPEAPAEDVQLTAREKVYGEGQRGLRADHPGSTYKYDVYKEDAKGEEGA